The Brienomyrus brachyistius isolate T26 chromosome 9, BBRACH_0.4, whole genome shotgun sequence genome contains the following window.
ACCCACTTTGCATCCCCACATGCAGGGAGGGTGGAATTCAaacccccagccctggagggGGGGGAGTGACAGTGCTGACCAGAGCCACAGTGCCATCCTCTTCTTTTAATCACTTATTCTCTAAAAAGGAAGATTCTACAAATGCCTATTAAAGTCATCTGACGTTAATGTGTGTCGGCCGTTTGTCTAGTAACATTAAACCACTGTGGCAGCCAAGTTACATATAAAATACCAATAAAATATCCCGCCCTTTAACCAATGTCTAACCATGTGGAGCCCTCTAGTGGTGGACATAGgacctcattttttttttttttttagcatttctGGCTCTGTAGACCCAGACAGTGAGACACTCATTCCTGCAGGCTGCAGTGCTACGTGGGCTTTTGAACTGCTCATTATCATTCACCACGAATCAGCCAACATGCAGAACGGGCTGTGAAACACAGGGAGGGTGTGGAtgttttgggggaggggtgagatCCGGGGAAGGGTTGCTCTAAACACAAATGTGAGTTTGCTGTGTCTTTGAAAAGCAAGACAGACCGGGAGCAGTGACCTGGCAAGTCTGCTCATTTCAATcttatttttttgtgttgtttGAATCCCCTGCCGGAGCCATCCCACGGGAGCCAATCAGAACCAGCCCACTGCAGCCTCGAACCCCAGGCCCTGTGAGTGAATACGTGGTTTTGCGAGTGTGAAGGATCATCGGCTTCCTCCTCCAAAGTCCGGAGACACGATCGTACCGCAAAGAAGCCTGGGAGGTTGAGTGTGGGGGTCCTGGTTAGGAAGCAGACTGGATGCGAGGCGACACTTACATCCGGGAGTCTATAGAGCTTCATCGTCCTCTGCAAGGTCATGTTTCTACTCAAGTGGGAAAACTTCACCTCCACCAGCTTCCTGGGGTTCAGGGATCGATGCCAGTACCTAATCGAACATGGAGACAGGGCAACGTAGGGCAGTGTGCATGTATATCTGTGATATGGCTGCTTGGAAACAAACCCAGTCTGAATCAAATTCAGGAAGAAATGggccacaaacagacagaccTGTGAAACCCATCCAGTCACGACAGCTGCAGATTACAGTGATGTTCTATTGCTAAGACCTTATGACAGACGAATTCATTTAGCGAGTTTCAGGTGGGTTTTGCCGTTCAAAACACATACAGTGACATACTGAATGTTTCTACTAAAAGTAGGACATTTCAGTACATGATCTAAATTATATCTAGTCAAAGCTAAATTGAATCATATTGAATCATAGCTGAATCAAAGCTTATCTAATTGTTACATGTTTATTTGTATCTTTTCTGCACTATATTATAAGCCCTGTATCAAGATGCATATTGTATCGTCTGAGAGAGAGACGAAAACAGATGATGTGACGATGCCAACGCAGGCTGTACAAACGGATGATCATCCGCATGCTTCGCTGGTGGGAGGTTACTgcacacatcatcatcatcatcatcatcatcatcatcagaagAGCCTATTTTCCTCATGCTTTGGCCAAGCAAATAAGTGTTATATCACAAGAATTACAACAGACCGTACAAAAGAACTGATGAGAGGGAAAGAGGGAAGAGAGAATGGACAGAGAGAGGGTGGAGGAGGGCGGGGGCCGGAGTCTCTACCTGCACGTGGACACGGGCTTGGGGAGCACCACGCCGGCCGTGTACACAGCCTGGAAGATGCCCTCCAGGTTGACCCGCCGGGTGATCTCGCGGATCAGCACCGGTGCCACACGCTTCGACCGAAGCTTCTTGTGCACGCAGAGGAAATTGATTTCCACCATCTTCTTCACCCTGTAAGGCCAACAGGCGATCCTCTTACAGGCAGGAAGAGTGAGGGGTGGCAGGCAAGGGGCAAGGGGCATGAGCGAGGGGCAGTGCGTGAGGGGTGGTGACTGTGGGGCGGCGGGCAAATCTCTAATCTCACACAgataccccccccacacacacacacacacacgccccacTCACGTGTCATAGATGTGGATTTTGGCTGGGATAGCACtgataaaacacaccagcttcCTGTTGGAGGTTACCCTCACGCCACAGTGCCAGTGGGGCAGCCAGCCTGGGGGCCGCAGTGCCCTGGGAAGTGGGGGTTAGAAGTCCAATCAGCTTCAGGCTCACAATAGTGATCCCTGTGGGTTAGCAAACATACCTGCAAAGCTTCTCACTGCCCATTACTAcagaataatactaataatatcaAAGAGCTTATCTACACAGAAATGAGGAAGAATAGAAAACGCAGCACGTTAGCGACAAATGCCAGCATTCTGCGAGGATTAGAGTAGGGTAACAGCACTAAATTCACGATGCTGTCAGGTGATAACATGACCCAACCGCAACACGGGCAGGTCAACAGACCAAGCCTTAAAGCAGAATGGACTCCGAGTGCGGGGAGGGCGGGGGATGGCTGCAATCACTCCCGGCTCTCAACTCCAGATAAACCTAGAAGCATAGTGGCTCAAGAAGGCCTAGATCAGCAGCGCCCCCTTATGGACGGAGGCCCCCCTGCGGCTCACCACTTCAGGAAGTTAGGCGAGTAGTCGAAGCGGAACATATTGTCGTCATCCTCCACGTAGTTCTCGTTCAGCAGAGTGTACAGCTCTTTTAGCTGTGGGGGGGGCATAGGTGGTAAACAGACCCTCAGACCACATGTGAACGATGTGACCCCCTCCCTTCCTTTATTCACCATCATGCTAAATGAGCTAATGGGAGACAGTGGGCACTATGGTGTGATgaagagagccccccccccaccccacacacactcaccactTCAGCATTGCTgaggtccagggtgtcccacatgaAGCCCTGGGGCAGCGAGTATGGCTCCTGCCGTATGTTCTCCTTGTCCGGCTCGATGGGCCCGTGGGTGGTGATGACCTCGTCTGGAATGCAGAGAATAACGGCCAATCATAAACCTCGGCCACGGCACCTAGGGAGGAGACCGCCATCATTCTGACCAATCACATCAGCCGCAAAGTCCCTCCCTCTTCACAGTCTGTGTCACTGAAACACACACATGGACATAAAGGGGTATTAACTGAAGCACAAAAATGCTGGACATTTTAATGATCTGCAGAGAGCAGCACCATGGCACCGTGAGCAGAACTGCTGCACACCTGCGTTGAGGTTTAAGCCCCAACACGCCCCAGCCCTGTATGTGGAGGTTAGGGAGTGCAGTGCTTTCCCATGGTACAATGCGGTGCTGATAGGTTCCCACAGTGTATGATAGCGTTTGTGGCCTGTGTCTAGGGTACTATCTGGTTTGGGGTTTGGAACCGTGAAATAGCGCTCAGCTGGTGGGTCGCGACCCAAAAGTGGGTCACAGGAGTGGTGTGTGTTGTTAAAATATATAgaaatattcacacacacacacatatatatatacacacatattcaagattatatatatatatatattgaataTATTATCTCTTGAATATACTCTCTGTCTTCTGAATACTTTGGTAATTAAATTAAAGTGCATTAAGGCCTCATGCTTCGCTCCCTCCACTACGTTCTATTCACCATTACTGCCCTATTTTTGTGTGAAATAcatttggtgattttttttttattattaaatttgGGTCATGACTTACTGACCAAGTAAAACATAGTTACTTttattacagccccccctcctgcCAGATTCACTGCTGCCACACCACCCACAGTCAACAACTTTTACCATCCACCCTCCCCAAGCTTCCTGGCTGAGGTAGGGGCTACCTTTGTACGACACACAAAATAATCGTGATACAGGCACAATAATCACAGGGGTGTGAAAATGAGTCCGGACACCAGCTTTTCGGTGCTATATGTTTTCTTTTTGCCCACAAAATGTTcggtaagcagattagtaataaacctaaaatattaattataggTGTATTGCAAAAAGTTTCCTTAAAtgctactgttttggtaaatcatggaagcCATGAGCACTGAAGCggcggtgaagaaagggacagatCAGCAACATCTTCTGAAAGAGGAGATGTTGTGGGTAAATAAGGTAGAAAGATGGTGGTGGTGTGGTGACTTGGTTATTACACTAAAGATGCAGCAGATTAATGACGTTTTGGTGTCACCATATGCATCCCATTAATATTTCAGGTGTATTACCGATCTGCTTATTGAACTGTGGGTGTCAACAAGTACAGTATGGAAATCCAGCGTCCAGACAAATTTTTACGCCCAGTGATCATATCATGTTTGTCGGACACTGGTTGGTGTCTGTTGATACAAACTCTCAGTAACACCACCTACTTATTTGACACACTCTATGGGCAGATAAACTGCAGCCAATCCGAACGCATTATCTCAGGTAAATTGAAACTTTTTTGGTTTATAGATGCAATATTAAATGCACATATTTCAAAGCACTGTGACATGAAGGTGTGGCCTTAGCAAAGGGGCTGGCCTTAGCAGCTGGGAGTTGGTTGGCCGCGAGTGACGCTATCCCTGATGGAGCCTGCAGGGCGGAGACACTGCTGAGCCATAATGGTGAGGATCCAGCTGCCTCTGCATTCGCACCCGGATCCTGCTCTAAATGCAGTGTGTGGCTCCTCCCTCCCGCTCTGCGTGGGCAACCGGCCCGAGGTAAACGGCGAGGGGGTTTAGGGCACCTACTGAGCTTGGGAACTGGCTGCGTGTCCCAGAACTGGTACTTGTGCTTAGCGGCCTCGTCGATGCTCTTGGCCGGACCTTGACAAGTCGACAGCAGTTCCATGGCCCTCTGGATGTCCTGAAGCTTCTGCATGGGGATGGCCGGATTCTGGTTCAGGGGTGGGACAACAAGGAACGAAGTGAGCCTAATAGGACTGCGACAAGCACAGGCTGTACCCCCCACCCCGAGTTAAATTACCAGTTGCGTGACATACATGTATGCGACCGAATTGATGGCTCAGTGGGCGCCCCCCTTAGGGGAAAAAAGCAATCTACTTCAGGACTCCTAAAGCCCACCGCCCACCCCAGTGTCTATAAAATCAATAAATACAGATCTGCTTCATAAaacttaataaaataatttcccCACTGCAAAAATACAAAATGTCAGCGGCATGTAAAACAATTTCCTTCCATGCTACTCATTTAGAATGAGAACTTTGTACACTCTGCACCATTTTTCAATTACTAAGTCTGTAACCTTTAAAACTTCATTAAAGTTTCAAAAACACTTCTACAGTTCCAGGATGGAAGCGTCACAAAGTGACCAGCGCCTTAAACTTGATGTTTCTGCGGCAGTTGGGCTCCGGCCCCCGCCGTCCGGCCCCCGCCTCGTCTGCTCGCTCTTCCAGTGCGAATCACTGTAATTGTCTTTAACACGCATTTCTGCTCTTGTCCTGTTTACTAGAGTCTCtcggtgtcatgtgactgtcttGATTGCAGTGATCGCCCCCTTCCCCGGCAAGGACCCTACTAAGCGTGTGAGCTAAAACTGACATGTTTACGAAGTTTAACTTTACAGCTCGGGgactgggggctggggggagatGCGGCATCAGCGCCCCCGGAGCGGCACCGGGCACCTTAATCTCCTGCGAGTCGGACGCCGAGTCGGATTTGGCTCCGCCGGAGCTCGGCTTCTCCTTCTTGCGTttctgcttcttcttcttctttttggCCCCGAGGTCTCCGGCCGGGCTCCTGCAAGCAGGCCGTTAAAATCAGGGGgcgtcggggggtgggggggactgcGCGTGTTTACACCCCCTCACATTGTAGCCGGTTTCAATGTTTACATCTTTCAAGCGATCAATCAGCGAGGCGCGCAGTAAAGTCACGCTACCTTCAACATGGCGTTTAGGTACATTTACTTAATTTTAGACAGAAAGTAAGACGATGCCGAGCCCGAAAGCACAGGGGCGCCTTCGCTCTAAGCAGCCTCATCTCTTGGAACAGGTTCAATAAATAGCTTAATAAGGGCTAATGATCGGCGATCAGGAAGCAGTAAGGGCGAAGATCGGGGTCAGAGACACGTGGATGGCGTCAGACCGGGGGTCTGCTCGGCAGCAGCCTGGAAGGCACACCGGACGGGCCGCCTGCCGCAGCCCTGGAGCCGGCCCGAATGAGGACGGGACGAGCTCAGGTGAGCTGAGACCCCGTCACGGCGATCGGCTCCCCCCCCAAAGACGAAAAGGGCAGCGGCCGTCGCCCGGGGGGTTAAGCTCTGGGACCCGGAGAGCCGCAGCGCTGCGCCGCTTTCATTCATTTAAACCGGCTCGCCGAGCGCACGTCTCGGGTCTGCGGGCGGACTGCGATCGGGTGGCGCACCGGCCGCGTCTGCGGTCCCTCCCCCGGCGAGGTGAAAGCAGGGAGGCGGCGTACCGACATTAATAACGGTAAAGGGGTAACGGTGCCGGGCCTCCCGCCGGAGGGCTGTAGACAGCGCTGCCCGGCTCCGGCGTCCTCTCCGGCTCACCCCTGCATGTGCTCATTCTCCTCCTCGTTGTCTCCGTCTATTCCGCAGGTGTCCTGGTCATCCAGCTCCAGACTCTGCTGGCTCGCCGCAGACTCGCTGTCCTCCGCCATCATGGACAGATATGCTGAAAAAAAATTAGTAATACTGGAGGACGGTGGGGGAATTAAAAACACAAAGAGAATAAGGAGCGAAACCGCGCCGCCTAGCGGCCGTCCTCCTGGATGCGAATGCGCGCGGGGGGGGGATAACGCGCAGGGCACCGGGGCTTCTAATCACCACAACCGTTGTTCTGTAATTATTCCATAATTAGTATCATTGAAAAACCGGACGCAAAACATCCCAATTCGGCTTGAGATCTTTTAATTTTTCTGTCTGTGTTTATTAAACGATGCAATGAGGGGCTGTGCAGTTCGGGGGGGTTGATGCCCCCGAACTGGATGGCAGATCTCTGGACCCCTACGAAAGTACATTAACACCTTTTTTAAAGATTAATTTTCAAAGACGATTTGTATTTAGTGACGAACGGATTTTTAAACTACGATGACGGCGGACGGCCTACCGGCACCATCGTTGGACCCTCATACTGCACGTGCGCTCCATCAACCAAAACGCTGCTATATTCCTATTAAAAAATGTCACACTGCCTTGGGCCTGCTATTTGAGGATTGTGCTCTGTATTAGGGTTACTCAGACTGGAACCATCAGAGAAGATGGTAAAGTAAATGGTGCACAAGGCGGGTTTTAGCAGCGCTCCATTTACCCAGCAGGGAGGATTCACCTGTAGTGTCCGGACCGGAGAGGTTCCAGCCTCTCTTCCTCCGCCTTCCCCATTACAGGCAGCAGACCTGCCCCCATTCCCAGAGCAGGGGAAAGAAGCCCAGAAATAGGAAGTACCCATCACCCGGGAGGACGTGGATACTGGACATCACTGGGATCCTTACTGGGATCCTTACTGGGATCTCCTAGGTGTCCCGGTCACGCAACAGCAGTTACATTTGTCACATGAAAAGTAGACTTCAAAATCTACATTTAAATACACTACATGTAAACTATGAAATTTTCCTTGTTCTAATTCACCTTGAAATAAAATGTGATAATTACCACAGAAGAGTATCATGAATAAGGTTACCTGCACCTAGCCTCAGAACACTGACTGTACTATACGACACAAACACAAATGTCGGTTGATCCATTCATCCAGCCATCCACACTAATAATCCATTATCCAAGGTCATTGTGacatataaacaaaaataaatgaacacatttatatttgatttattcttTCCTGACATTGTGAATAATTCACTTAaagcatgtttatttttttacttcaaTTTATTCAGAGTAATGAGCATCAAGTATTATACAAGCAACCAGTATTAACATTCAGAGTAAAATATGCTTGCCCTAAGCAGAGATTACCATGGCAAGGAGACAGAACGAGGCGCAATTCAAGTCACCAGCTGCTGTAGTTGTGCGCTGCCTGGTCTGTGTGTACGGGACCTGGGGGGaacctgattgggggggggggtggggtacaCCTGCTCTGCCAGGgggcgtgtgtgcgtgcatgggggttaaaaatgctaatgagtAAAGGAAGCTGACCAGGTAAGTTCAACAAGGCACTTGGAAAACACATGGAAGTTGAGAATTAAACCAGCAAACGCAGGATTCAGTTTGGCGTCGACGGAAGAAGGCATTCAGAGTCACATTTTACTCTTACTGTAAGGCAAGGCTGAAACTAAACAGTAACAAAAATATCTGGATAAAATACTTGGAAaataagagggaaaaaaaaaatcatgacatAGTGGTTACACGTTAAAAAGGCATTAAAAGCAACGCGATACCGCAGTAAAAAACGGTGCATAGGCGCCCTCTGGTGGAAAGAGCTTATCTGAGCTGACCAACTGAACGTGTTTAATGCACAAAGCTGCCACCAGAGGGACAGAAGGTGAAGAGGATCGGTGCCTCATTGTCCATCCAGCTTGAGGATTCACGCCAGCATAAAGCTTTGGGTCCAAAGGTTCGAAAAGGAGCGGCACAGGTGCACGAGGcatactttattattttttgcatGTTTACCACTCGCCTGCGGTCCTAGTTCCGTCCCTTGGACTGCTCGCTCGCCTGCGGTCCTGGTCCTGTCCCTTGGACCGCTTGCTCACTTCAGGTTGAAGGCCAACAGGGGCCTCTCCTCTCGCTTCTGCCATGGGCTCTTCTTGTTCTCGTCCTCGCCGCTGTCGTCCTGCCCGGCGATGATGTCAGGAGGGCTGTCAGGAAGCTGAAGCTCAGGCCTGGCATGCTCAGTCCTGAATTCAGCCTCTCCTCGCCCTCCTCCGCCACcgtcatcctcctcctcctctccctcctcctcctccgcggCTCCTCGGGTGTCCTGGAGCAGCGGTCCGAGGGCACCATCGTCGGGGCTGCCGTTGGGCGTACCCGTCTCACTGACGTCAGCCTCCATGTCGTCCACGTACACCAGCTGGGTGTAGGCCACTGTGGGCGGTGTGCTCCTGTCTCGCCGGGCCTCCACCTCGGCCTCCCTCTCAGCCTCCCTTTCCCGCAGGCCCCTGCGGATGCGCCGGGCTAGCTCGCTCATGTCCACGCCCGAGTCCAGGCTGGCGTCATTGCTGCCGTTGCAGCCGGCACGCTGCAGGTCGATGTAGGAGTGGCGGATGTGGGCGTTGGACCGGCCATCCAGGGAGACGAACCAGGCGCGGGGGTGGGGCAGCGGCTTTCCGCCGCGCAGCGCCAGCAGCGACTTCTCTGCCAGCAGCTGGTCCTCGCCGTTCATCTGCACCAGCCCCACCTCACTGAGCGATGCCGGGATGGACAGCGATTCGGGCGCTGAGGCCGTCTGCAGGGTCCACGTGCCGTCCCGTGGGTCCTCGGTGGAGGAGGACAGCTGCGGCGTCCCGGAGCCCGGCGGACCTGGCGGAGGCTGCGAGGCAGACAGCTCTGCCTGGATGGTCTCCAGGTCACTCTGTTGGTCAGCCTGCAGGAGCAGAGGCTGCCCAGCAAACGGGTGTTCCCCAGGCAAACGCACGTAGTGCGCCGGGATGACCAGGGTTGGCCGTGCCCGCCGGTACCCGCCTTCGCTCACCTGGTCCACAGAGCTGCAGCACAGCAGCTGGCCTGGCCGTGGCAGGGTGGCGGGCCTTTCTAGGTGGTCCACGGACCGCGACAGCAAGTGGTCCACCGGCCGACGCTCAGGGGGCTGCTCCGTGTGGCCCGGGGTGCGTGGCCTGGACAGGGAGGCATCGTGGACGCTGGCCTCGCTGCCCACTGACAGCTGGCTCCTCGATGCCTGCGCTGACCCCTCCCTTCCATCTGCCGGCCGTGGGGAAGACTCGGAGCAGCGGCTCTGCCGGCCGTCTCCGTGCCGGGGTGACTCATAACCGTCCCCAAGTTCTTGGGACCGGGCTGCCCTCACTGGGGGGACCTCCACCAATCGGTGGCACTCCTTAGCCAGAGAAGTGCGGGAGGAGTGGGGCTGGTGGGCAGGTGAGCTCTGGCTGGAGGGCGCCCTCTCCTGGTGGGAGATGGGAGCACAGGTGGGCTGTAGCACGAGAGTGTGCAGGTCGGGCTCGGCTGTGGATGACACCAGGTCTAAGTGCACCTCGCTGATGAGGTTGAGGTGTGACATGGAAGTGGCCTGGTCTCTCTTGGAGCCGCTGAGCACTGTGGACAGCTGCAGCTTGTGGTGTCGCTGTCGTGGCCTCAGACATTTCCTCCTGGGACAGGGAGAGAAGAAGGGAAGGTGAGGCCCATATCTGCAGCTGGTtgcctcctctctcctctgctGAGATGTTTGTGAAACTCACAGTGAAGCTCTGAACTGTAAGTGACACAAAAATTCAGCCACACGCTGTCATGTAGTCACACACAGGCATGAGCACTGACACGCAGTCACACGCACCGACACGCAGTCACACGCATGTACCTGCAGTAGTAGAGAAGCAGGGAGGCTAGGAACAGGATGATGACCCCCATCCCACCCAGGATGGCCAGCAGAAAGGCCGTGTGGTAGGAACTGATGTCCTTGGCGACCACGGCACCTGCAGTGGCACGAGAGATTTGGAGATGGCTGTTGGCGTTCACACGGCTGTTTGTGTGCTGTGACACTGGCCTTTCTTCTGAGCGTCGATTCCATTACAGCGCCTGTAAGGGGGGGTGTTACTTACCTCCCCTGAGAGCTGCCCCTCTGCAGCACCACATTACCCACAGTCACAGATTAAaatagcaaaataaataaataagtcacGGTCTGATTTCTGCAGCAGACGCCCCTTGTGCATCAATGGAAACATTaccgtaaataaataaataagattctGCTGCCTGACGCCTGGTGGCTGCAGCACATGCCTGGGAACAGAGAACAAGCCCAGAGTTCTAATTGTTATGGGTGTTCacatgtttggccagcagggagcGCTATTCagcaacacactgaaaaagaaaagcctggagagcgGCAACAAGAAAATGTGTCTTTTATTAATTAAGAGTGACAAAACTGTTTCATTTGTTAGAAACCAACCTGTGTTCAGAGGTGACATGGCGGCTGCCCAGTAGCCAAGCTGGGGGGCGATGTAGGTCAGCAcgagctgccccccctccctctgcACGTAGCCCAGGCTGCTCTTCAGCCAAGCTCCTGTGGTGACacgagaggtcagaggtcatggcCTGTGCCCCCAGCGGCCTGTCAGGGCCTCGCTGCCCCCAGCAGGATGAACACGTGCGCAGAAGCAAGCAATGGCGGCTCTGCAAACTGACAGTGAAATGCTAATTTAATTAGCCACTAGCAGCATGTGGTGCAGAATTACTCGGAAGTGAATCAAAGTTTAGCCACTGCTCAGTGACAAGCGGCACGTTACCTGAAGCCTCAAGCAAAAGGGCCACCTGTATGTATGGATCAGGAATAAAACAGAAAGCAAACCAGTTTACATAACACCGCTAAAGGCTAAATGTCATACAGCAGGCCCAAGTCAATGTGACATTTCTTAAAAGAATATAACAGTACTTTGGTTTATGGAGTGCACTTTCAGCCATTTGCAGCCCGGCCGTTACCTGCTgtgacccctcccccacactAGCTCCTtgtttttagggggggggggggggaggagagtgggatTCTGGGTAACCATCTGCGTTGTTTTAAAATAGTGTGTAATTCCATTTGCCGGCACAAGGGGGCAGCAGGGCACATGTCGTCACTGATTCGGTGAATAAACACAGAGCTGTTCCGTAACCTGATGCCGCCCTGTGATTTTCTACTGCAGACGCTGAGGGACGTGTTCCTGCACTGATCGCGAGTTTTCTGCTGAAGTCTGCCTTGCTGAGAAAGGAAGGGGGCTGGGCGTAACCCTGCAGCACGCAGCTGGGGGTCCGGCTGACCCCTTTACGCAGGGAATGGCTGCTGCCCACCTGCCCTCACTGTTAAGAGTGTCATATATAATAGTTAATATCACTGGTATATTTACATCTATTTAGCTTATTTAAACAGACCTATCCAACCACTTACTGCGTGGATATTTTCGCAGTttctgtttgccctgtgatcgCAGTCTGCTCTCGTCCAGCCCGGTGCAGCTGGGTTTCAGAAGTTTCGGACTCAGTTGCTGACACGGGTTTGCAGACCTGCTGATCCACAGTTCTCTGAACCACAGAGTGACACGCAGACCTCGGCCTCCTGCTTACACCTGCAGGGTCCGCGCAGATGTGCCGCATGCGGACCTCCCCGGGTCTGGCACCGAGATGGATTCTCCCAGGACCGATCACAGCTGTATGCTCAAACAACGCTGTTCAAAAGCAATCTCACCAGTTGTATTCAAGTGTAAATAAATGagaatactccccccccccaaccaaaaaACCAACGCAATTAACTGAGGCCTGAACCCAGGCTGCACAAAAAGCCTGTCAAAATGACGAGTGACAGCGTTCTTAATTGCCTCTAGGGGTCAAATTGACCTGAATTACCCTATGACCCCAACCTGGATAAaaagttagaagatggatgaactgaactgaattaaCCAGGTAACCAGCTAATCTTCGAAGTGTCATGGTAATATTTTGTATTAGAACAGCAGAgagtgtttctctgcctgcgaGCACACAGCCACTGCAGCTACCCGGCCACTGCAGCTACCCGGCCACTGCAGCTACCCGGCCACAGGAGCGATAGGCCACTTTCCAGACGCTGCCCTCCTTTTGGGAAACACCCATTGGCTGAAGTGGTAGAACAATCGCTGGAGAGGTTTCAGGACCTCCACCGGCAAATTCGATTACGGCCCGCCGTTTACGTTTTGCTGTGCGGGTTGCTAGGCGAGGGGGTCGAGCGAGCCCCAAGGTCACTGGCGGACCCTCCCTCATCGCTGCTCATCTCACCGGGGATggggaattggggggggggcagcggctGTTGCACTAGCTttcgcttcctgcctcctttggcCTGAATTTGGTCTAGTTCTGCTGcctttgggggaggggtgggcgtCTTTAGCTGTGCCAAAGGGACGCGAGGCTTACGACACAGGGGCATGGCGTACCGGCGACAAGAAGGATGCGGGAAGCCAACTCTGCACAAGTGTTAGCGCAGCAAACAAAACATAAACCGCGAGTGCGATAAGAACTGCAAGTCTCAA
Protein-coding sequences here:
- the fam171a1 gene encoding protein FAM171A1 isoform X2 yields the protein MRREDMNRSAAIVLCLLGCNVWKAVTKSLPEDGDGREVTLKVHLSDASTHQPITGVTVEIFANHTSLTSESSGPDGNAYVTFPYRVGSLLIVTATKPGYVPNSVPWRPARMPVFSSLSLELLPEKAATLMVYEDVVHIVSGFPGSMARPWVQFRRRALNLPPDTSYANLTAQLTVASSAREFDRFPYLQGLSGNGTGNGWELNPITAISVHLLGGNGAEVHVSEPISVMVPLPPDSGLKENDHIPAWRFDPKLGAWLKSSLGYVQREGGQLVLTYIAPQLGYWAAAMSPLNTGAVVAKDISSYHTAFLLAILGGMGVIILFLASLLLYYCRRKCLRPRQRHHKLQLSTVLSGSKRDQATSMSHLNLISEERAPSSQSSPAHQPHSSRTSLAKECHRLVEVPPVRAARSQELGDGYESPRHGDGRQSRCSESSPRPADGREGSAQASRSQLSVGSEASVHDASLSRPRTPGHTEQPPERRPVDHLLSRSVDHLERPATLPRPGQLLCCSSVDQVSEGGYRRARPTLVIPAHYVRLPGEHPFAGQPLLLQADQQSDLETIQAELSASQPPPGPPGSGTPQLSSSTEDPRDGTWTLQTASAPESLSIPASLSEVGLVQMNGEDQLLAEKSLLALRGGKPLPHPRAWFVSLDGRSNAHIRHSYIDLQRAGCNGSNDASLDSGVDMSELARRIRRGLREREAEREAEVEARRDRSTPPTVAYTQLVYVDDMEADVSETGTPNGSPDDGALGPLLQDTRGAAEEEEGEEEEDDGGGGGRGEAEFRTEHARPELQLPDSPPDIIAGQDDSGEDENKKSPWQKREERPLLAFNLK
- the fam171a1 gene encoding protein FAM171A1 isoform X1, producing the protein MRREDMNRSAAIVLCLLGCNVWKAVTKSLPEDGDGREVTLKVHLSDASTHQPITGVTVEIFANHTSLTSESSGPDGNAYVTFPYRVGSLLIVTATKPGYVPNSVPWRPARMPVFSSLSLELLPEKAATLMVYEDVVHIVSGFPGSMARPWVQFRRRALNLPPDTSYANLTAQLTVASSAREFDRFPYLQGLSGNGTGNGWELNPITAISVHLLGGNGAEVHVSEPISVMVPLPPDSGLKENDHIPAWRFDPKLGAWLKSSLGYVQREGGQLVLTYIAPQLGYWAAAMSPLNTGAVVAKDISSYHTAFLLAILGGMGVIILFLASLLLYYCRRKCLRPRQRHHKLQLSTVLSGSKRDQATSMSHLNLISEVHLDLVSSTAEPDLHTLVLQPTCAPISHQERAPSSQSSPAHQPHSSRTSLAKECHRLVEVPPVRAARSQELGDGYESPRHGDGRQSRCSESSPRPADGREGSAQASRSQLSVGSEASVHDASLSRPRTPGHTEQPPERRPVDHLLSRSVDHLERPATLPRPGQLLCCSSVDQVSEGGYRRARPTLVIPAHYVRLPGEHPFAGQPLLLQADQQSDLETIQAELSASQPPPGPPGSGTPQLSSSTEDPRDGTWTLQTASAPESLSIPASLSEVGLVQMNGEDQLLAEKSLLALRGGKPLPHPRAWFVSLDGRSNAHIRHSYIDLQRAGCNGSNDASLDSGVDMSELARRIRRGLREREAEREAEVEARRDRSTPPTVAYTQLVYVDDMEADVSETGTPNGSPDDGALGPLLQDTRGAAEEEEGEEEEDDGGGGGRGEAEFRTEHARPELQLPDSPPDIIAGQDDSGEDENKKSPWQKREERPLLAFNLK